A window of the Deltaproteobacteria bacterium genome harbors these coding sequences:
- the groES gene encoding co-chaperone GroES, protein MELKPLNDRIVVKRTEEEEVTKGGIIIPDTAKEKPIQGEVLAVGTGKVNEDGSKIPLDVKKGDTILFSKYAGTDINVEGEELLIMREDDVLAVVEK, encoded by the coding sequence ATGGAACTGAAACCGCTGAACGACCGTATTGTGGTAAAACGGACAGAGGAGGAGGAAGTAACCAAGGGTGGCATCATTATTCCTGATACTGCCAAGGAGAAGCCGATTCAGGGTGAAGTCCTGGCAGTGGGTACAGGCAAGGTAAACGAAGATGGCAGCAAGATCCCTCTCGATGTTAAAAAGGGAGATACCATTCTCTTCAGCAAATACGCCGGCACTGACATAAATGTCGAGGGAGAAGAATTGTTGATTATGAGAGAAGACGATGTGCTGGCAGTGGTAGAAA